One Companilactobacillus heilongjiangensis genomic window, TATAATTAAAATTAGTCATTATAAAGTCCCCTATCCTCAATATACCAAGCGACATCATCGGGAACTAAATACTTAATCGACTGTCCCTTTTGAACACGCTCGCGTATCATACTCGAACTAATTTCTAGTTCAGGAGTATTTACCCAAAGTATAGGATAGTTTGACTTTTTCTCAAAACCTTTTCGGCAAACTCCAACAAAATGAACCATTTGTACTAATTCATCAATATGCGACCACTTTGGCAAGTTTTCCACCATGTCGCCACCGATAATAAAATAGTATTCCGTATTCGGATTTAATTCCTGCAACATTTTGATCGTATCGTACGTATAACTGACTCCACCACGGCGAATATCAGTCAAATCCAAATCAAAATGAGGATTGTCTCGAATAGCTAGTTTGATCATTTCAATTCGATCATCACTATCAATTGTTGGAATAGCCTTTTTAACACCACGATGAGGCGGAATCTTGTCTGGCAAGAATAATACCTTATCCAGACAGAGCTGTTCACGAACTTGTTCCGCAATCAATAAATGACCTAGATGAATCGGATTAAACGTCCCACCCAAAATACCCACATGACGCTTAGGCAAATTGCTGTGAAACTGTAATTTTGCTTTAGTTAATAATTGTTTTTGAGTATTCATTTTCTCTTTTCGAAGGTTGGCAGTTAATCGTCTACAGGGCTGAGAATATATACCTGCTATGCGGACCGGTCCGAGCCACAGTGCGGTCTCGAACCTCGGTTTGAAGCCTCGCAAAGTACGCGAGTCTCCAAACACGCCCGGTGGTGTAAGAGCTAAAGCTCTAACGCCACACCCACAGCGGGTATATATTCTCAGCCCTTCCGACTAATTGATTTTTTATTAGTACTTATAATTTTATTTATCTAACTGTCCTAAAAATAAATTCTAGCCCGAATTATTAACATCAACATTAATATCTGATCGTTTATTTCATAAAACAACCAAACATAACCGCAATTACAATAAAACCAGCAATAATTCATTTAAACAGTTATCTAATAAAAAATTAAACCAGTTGGAAGAGATGAGAGTATTCATCAGCAGCGAAAGTGGCGTTATGGCTTTAGCCATTACACCACCGGGCGTGTTGGAGACTTTCCGTTTTGTGGAAAGGCTTCAACCGAGGTTCGAGACCGCTCTTCGGCTCGGGCCGTTCCGCGCAGCAGATGAATACTCTCATCTCTGGAAACGACATACTTAGATAAACTTTCAGCCTTCAGTTCTCTTCACTTAAATTTAAATCTTCTCTAATTCAATTGAGTATTTGCGATTTTTAATTTTTGAAGCTTTCTTGTAAAAAATCATCTTTGAACCGATTGTTTGAATAGGTACGATCTCAGCATCGAATTCGTTTACAGCATCGATCATATCTTGTGGTTCAACTCTTGTGTTTTGTAAAAGTGAGATTTTGATCAACTCACTCTTTTCAATCAGCATTTCGAATTGGTTCAAAAGATTTTCAGTGATGCCTTCACGACCGACTTGAAGTACTGGCTTCATTGTTGCGGCTTGACTTCTCAAGTAACGGTTCTTTTTTCCTTTAATAATCATTAATTTCTCCTTAAATAATTGCGTTTCGAATTGAGACACGGACTCCATCTGGGACGTAGGCTTTAACCTTTGTTCCAGCGGGAATTGTCAACCAACCCAAACCATAGATAACAATATCTGATTTCTCATGTGCTGAGAAAATTTGACTCTTGAACTTAGGGAATTCTGTAACATCAGTTGGTGGTGTCAAAATATCGCCTAAATGCTTTTCGTAAAATTCATCAGCATTGCTTGTCTTAGTTCTGTGAAGTGGCAAACCTTGTGTAACGTAGAATGTAGCGTTGGTTCTCTCATTTAGAAAATCAAATCTAGCTAATCCGGCAACAAAGATTGTCTGTTCATCACGCAATTGGAACGTTGCTGGACGTAGTGGTTTCTTTGGCGTCACAGTCTTTAAATCATTAGCGTTTAGAAAATGAGCTAGTTGGTAGCGG contains:
- a CDS encoding nicotinate-nucleotide adenylyltransferase, encoding MNTQKQLLTKAKLQFHSNLPKRHVGILGGTFNPIHLGHLLIAEQVREQLCLDKVLFLPDKIPPHRGVKKAIPTIDSDDRIEMIKLAIRDNPHFDLDLTDIRRGGVSYTYDTIKMLQELNPNTEYYFIIGGDMVENLPKWSHIDELVQMVHFVGVCRKGFEKKSNYPILWVNTPELEISSSMIRERVQKGQSIKYLVPDDVAWYIEDRGLYND
- a CDS encoding YhbY family RNA-binding protein, which produces MIIKGKKNRYLRSQAATMKPVLQVGREGITENLLNQFEMLIEKSELIKISLLQNTRVEPQDMIDAVNEFDAEIVPIQTIGSKMIFYKKASKIKNRKYSIELEKI